A genomic window from Vitis riparia cultivar Riparia Gloire de Montpellier isolate 1030 chromosome 18, EGFV_Vit.rip_1.0, whole genome shotgun sequence includes:
- the LOC117907831 gene encoding probable strigolactone esterase DAD2 — translation MGNTLLEALNVRVVGNGERVLVLAHGFGTDQSAWQRILPYFLPHFRIILYDLVCAGSVNPDYFDFRRYTTLDAFVDDLLNILDALGVDRCAYVGHSVSAMIGILASIRRPELFTKLVLIGASPRFLNDHDYHGGFEEGEIEKVFSAMEANYDAWVHGFAPLSVGADVPAAVREFSRTLFNMRPDITLFVSRTIFNSDLRGVLGLVKVPCCIIQTAKDVSVPTSVALYLKNHLGGRNTVEMLNVEGHLPHLSAPMLLAPVLRRALSR, via the exons ATGGGTAACACCCTCTTGGAAGCTCTGAATGTCCGAGTGGTTGGGAACGGCGAGCGGGTGCTTGTTCTCGCCCATGGCTTCGGCACCGATCAATCTGCGTGGCAACGCATTCTCCCTTATTTCTTGCCCCATTTCCGTATCATTCTCTATGACCTTGTCTGTGCCGGCAGCGTCAATCCTGACTATTTTGACTTCAGGCGCTACACCACTCTCGATGCCTTCGTCGACGACCTTCTCAACATCCTTGATGCTCTCGGCGTTGATCGTTGCGCTTATGTCGGCCACTCCGTCTCCGCCATGATTGGGATTCTGGCTTCCATTCGCCGCCCGGAGCTCTTCACTAAACTCGTACTCATCGGTGCTTCTCCCAG ATTCCTAAACGACCACGACTACCACGGGGGATTCGAGGAAGGTGAAATCGAGAAAGTATTCTCGGCAATGGAGGCCAACTACGACGCCTGGGTCCACGGCTTCGCGCCACTATCTGTGGGCGCCGACGTTCCAGCCGCCGTCCGCGAATTCAGCCGGACTTTGTTCAACATGAGGCCCGATATAACGCTGTTCGTATCGCGAACCATCTTTAACAGCGACTTGAGGGGCGTACTGGGCTTGGTCAAGGTGCCCTGCTGCATAATTCAAACCGCCAAGGACGTATCGGTGCCGACTTCGGTGGCGCTTTACCTCAAAAACCATCTTGGAGGGCGGAACACGGTGGAGATGTTGAACGTGGAGGGCCACCTCCCCCATCTAAGCGCGCCGATGTTACTGGCTCCGGTCCTCCGTCGTGCCCTCTCACGGTGA